The following are encoded together in the Planococcus antarcticus DSM 14505 genome:
- a CDS encoding metal-sulfur cluster assembly factor encodes MDQDMKDSMMGALETVIDPELGVDIVNLGLVYDVMVTEDGFAVVTMTLTSMGCPMGPQIVEMVKASLYELPEVEEVDVKIVWTPVWGKDHMSRYAKMALGVR; translated from the coding sequence ATGGATCAAGATATGAAAGACAGCATGATGGGTGCGTTGGAAACAGTAATCGATCCCGAATTGGGAGTAGATATTGTCAATCTCGGGCTAGTATATGATGTAATGGTGACTGAAGATGGCTTTGCGGTTGTTACTATGACCTTAACGTCGATGGGATGTCCAATGGGACCTCAAATCGTGGAAATGGTCAAAGCTTCCTTGTATGAATTGCCTGAAGTCGAAGAAGTCGATGTTAAAATCGTCTGGACACCAGTATGGGGCAAAGACCATATGTCACGTTATGCAAAAATGGCGCTTGGCGTCCGATAA